A window of Dissulfurirhabdus thermomarina contains these coding sequences:
- a CDS encoding sulfide-dependent adenosine diphosphate thiazole synthase, producing the protein MSLDEIQISRAIVDRYFSKLSDCLDLDVAVVGAGPSGMLAAMRLAEKGRKVALFERKLAPGGGMWGGGMMFNEIVVQEAAAEILKGLGVRVREAGEGYFTADSVECTATLASLACRAGARFFNLVSVEDVLVRENRVTGLVINWTPVETQGLHVDPLSVRARCVIEATGHPTEVLKVLLRKNDVRLLTETGGIVGERSMWADIAETTTLANTREAFPGVFVTGMAANATFGSFRMGPIFGGMLLSGERVAELVEARLAAEAA; encoded by the coding sequence ATGTCCCTAGACGAGATCCAGATCAGCCGGGCCATCGTCGACCGCTACTTCTCCAAGCTCTCCGATTGTCTCGACCTCGACGTGGCCGTGGTCGGCGCCGGGCCCTCCGGCATGCTGGCGGCCATGCGCCTGGCGGAGAAGGGCCGCAAGGTGGCCCTGTTCGAACGCAAGCTCGCCCCCGGCGGCGGCATGTGGGGCGGGGGCATGATGTTCAACGAGATCGTGGTCCAGGAGGCCGCCGCCGAGATCCTCAAGGGCCTCGGCGTCCGCGTACGGGAGGCGGGGGAAGGCTACTTCACCGCCGACTCGGTGGAATGCACCGCCACCCTGGCCAGCCTCGCCTGCCGGGCGGGGGCCCGGTTCTTCAACCTCGTGAGCGTGGAAGACGTCCTCGTCCGGGAAAACCGCGTCACGGGCCTCGTGATCAACTGGACCCCGGTGGAGACCCAGGGCCTCCACGTGGATCCCCTGAGCGTCCGGGCGCGCTGTGTCATCGAGGCCACGGGGCACCCCACCGAGGTCCTCAAGGTGCTGCTGCGGAAGAACGACGTCCGCCTCCTCACCGAGACGGGCGGGATCGTGGGCGAGCGCTCCATGTGGGCGGACATCGCCGAGACCACCACCCTCGCGAACACCCGCGAGGCCTTCCCCGGCGTCTTCGTCACGGGCATGGCCGCCAACGCCACCTTCGGCTCCTTCCGGATGGGGCCCATCTTCGGCGGCATGCTGCTGTCGGGCGAACGGGTGGCGGAGCTGGTCGAGGCCCGGCTCGCGGCGGAGGCGGCCTGA